Genomic DNA from Nonomuraea rubra:
GGACCTGATGGCGCTGACCAGCAAGGGCGCCATCGTCGCCGGTTCCAACGGCAACACGTGGGCCGGGCCCGGCCACAGCGGCTTCCAGACCGACCTGGCGGGCCAGGACTGGCTCGTCTACCACGCGATCTCGACCGCCGACCCGGACTTCCCGCCGGTGGGCGGCGGGCGGCTGACGGCGCTGAGCAAGCGGCCGATGCTGATCGACCGGCTGGACTGGATCGACGGCTGGCCGGTGGTCCGCGCCGGGGCCGGGCCGTCCGAGGGCGAGCAGCCGGCGCCGGTGACGTCGTACGAGGTGGGCGGCACGTTCGGCGAGGGCTCCCTGGCCGGCTGGCGCGTCACGAGCGGCTCCTGGGCGGCGAGGACGGAGCCGGACGCCCACGGCTACGCGTCGGGCGACGGCCACCTCGTCACGGCCGGCAAGACCGCCACGGCGAGCGTGCGGGCCCAGGCCGACCTGCGGGTCGCGGCCGGCGCGGCGGGGCTCACGCTCGCCTACGTCAACCGCAACAACCACGTGGCCGCCTGGCTGGACAAGGACCGCGGAGCGCTGGTCACCGACGTGGTGATCGGCGGCAGGAGCCGCGGCGGGTCGGTGACCCCGCTGCCCGCCGGGTTCGACTTCGGCACCTGGCACACCGTGGTGGCCGAGCTGCGCGGCACCGCGCTGAGCGTACAGGTCTCCGCCGACAAGCTCGGCGACCCCGTGGCGGAGCAGCGCCTCACGCTGCCGCGCGCCGCCGCCAGGCCCGGTTCCGCCGGGGTCGTGGCGCGGGGGCGGGCGGACGCCGACAACGCGGGCGCCGCCGAGCTCCACACGCCGGTCACCCAGCGGGTCCCCGAGCCGCGGCCGGGCGAGCTGCTGCCGGAGTTCAGCGACGAGTTCGACGGCACGGCCGTGGGCCCGGCGTGGCAGTGGGTGCGCGGCCCCGCCGCCGGGGCGGCCGTCTCGGGCGGGAAGCTGTCGTGGCCGACCCAGAACGCCGAGCTGCACCTGGCCAACAACACGGCGTCGGTGCTGTGGCGGGAGGCGCCCGAGGGCGACTACACGGTCGAGACGAAGCTCAGGTTCGCGCCGGCGGTCGCCGCCCAGCAGGCCGGGCTGCTGCTGTACGAGAACGACGACCGCTACTTCAAGATGGCCCACTCCGCGCTGCCGCTGCAGCGGGGCAACGGGGCCGTGCTGCAGATGAGCGAGTTCGGCAAGGAGGGCGAGCGGCCGACGACCAAGCCGCCGATCGCGGTGGCCAACGGGCCGATGTTCGGCGGGCCCGCGGCGGAGACGATGTGGTTGCGGCTGTCGTACCACTACGACGCGGCCAACCACGAGAACGAGGTGCGCGCGGCGACCAGCCGGGACGGTGAGCGCTGGGTGCACAACGGGGTCTGGACGCTGCCCGCGAAGAACAAGCTCAAGATCGGCCTCGTCTCGATGAACCGGACGGGGACGGTCGCCGAGTTCGACTACGTACGGACTTATCGCGACTGATGCACGCCCCCGGTGGCTTCTCCGCCATCGGGGGCGATTCCCGTTCTGCGAAACGTGTCCCCTCCGGTACGCCGAGTGTGCTTGACTCCCGCCTGGCGACCTCTGGGAGGGTTCATGGGGGAGTTGGTGGGGATCGACCCCCGCGGTGCGCATGACCTGATCCGCCGGATGGAGGCGGTGAAGGCGTTCCTGGGCAGGACGCGGCCCGGGCTCGACGCGGCGATCGCCGAAGCGGGCCAGGACTGGGCCGGCCGCCAGGGCAGCACGGCCCTGCATCGCGCGTGGGCGTTCCTCCACGAGGCCCAGCATGACCTCAAGTGGCGCATCGACACCGTGGAACAGCTCGTGCCGGTGCGCGAGCGCGGCCTGCTCACGGCCACCTTCCCGTTCTCCGCCGAGTCCGAGGCCCGGCACGAGGCCGAGCAGGCGGCCGCCGCCATCCGTGGGGCCCTCGACGCCCCTTCCTCGTCCGGCCCGGCCGCCACCCAGGTGGCTCAGGCCGTCGCCGCCACGGCCGGCAAGGCCGGCGACCCCGCGTACGCGGCGGCCCTGCTGGCGGCGCTCGGACCGGACGCCTTCGTCCACGCCCTGCACGCCCTGACCACCACGAACGACCACCCCACCCTTCCGCCGGACACGCCCCAGGACGCGAGCGAAGCACCCACCGGCACGCCACAAGGCGCCGCCGACACGCACAGCGCCACCCCCGAGGCGACGCAAAGCCCAGGCGCCGCGTTGCTGGCGAGGGCCTTTGCCAGTGCGGAGCGGACGGGGCGGCTCGGGGACGAGTGGCAGGCGGTGGCGGAGAGCGCTTCACCGCAGGCACTCAGCGCGCTGGTGTCGCTCGCCGGGCAGTCCGGCGCCGTACTCCACCGGGTCGCGCTCGCCCTGCTCGACCGCCCCGAGCCCGGCACGGAACTGCACGGCCTCATCACCGCCTACGCCGCCAACCCGCTGGCGTTCCAGCAGTTCCTGGCCGAGCACCCGCGCGAGACCGGAACGCTGCTGGCCACCGGCGACCCCGCCCTGCCGGCCGCGCTGGACGAGGCGCTCAAGCCGGGTGCCGGCGCCGACGGGCTGCGGGAGCGGGCGTGGGCGAACGTCCGGAGCCTCGGCGGCGGCTGACGATGCCGACCAAGGACCAGCTGCTCCGCGAGGCCGCCGACAAGGAGGCGCTCGCCGTCACGTTCCTGCGCTACGCCAGGGCGCTGCCGGAGGCGCTGGAGGACCTCCCGTCCCGCCCGGGCGACTACGAGCCCTTCTGGCGGGGCCCGGCCGCGCAGCGGTTCATCACCCAGGTACTCAGGCTGCGCAGGGAGCTGGACGACCTGGAGGACGACTGCCTGGCCACCGCCGAGAGCCTGCGCCGCCGCGCCAGGCGGCTGCGCGAGCAGGCCGCGCAGGTCGCCGGCCCCGCCTGAGAGGGGTCAGTGCGCGCCGACGTCGGACGACAGCCGCTGGGCGAGGTAGATCGGCACCACGGAGGCCACGATGAGCGCGGCGGCGTCGCAGTCGGCACGACTCACTCAGGAGGAGATCCGGTTACAGGCCGACATCGGGCCGTTGCTCTGGCTTCCGTACGACGAGCCCGGCGGGCACGATGAGGCCACGGCCCAGCATCGCGCCATCGCCGAGGCCATCCGCCGCGGAGACCCCGGCCAGGCCCGCGACCTGGCCGAACAGCATGTGCTCGACGCGATCGAACGGCTGATCGAGCTGCGGTTGCGGCTGGCGGACGCCTGACCGCGCCACGGCCCGGCAGGCGCGGCGGCCGTGGCGGGCGCGACCACAGGCACGGAGGTAGCGCGCGATGCCCCAGCCCTCGACCCCCACCACCACGGCCGCCCGCGTCGAGCGGGCCGTCTCCCGCGTCGGCGAGACGGCGCAGGGCGTGTTCACCGCCCTGGACGAGGTCCGCGACCGCACGGCCGAGCTCGCCAGGACGCGGCACCCCCTGGCCAAGGGTGACCTGGCGGCGCTGCGGCCGGCGCTCTTCCGCCACCTCGGCGGGCTCGTCGCGGGCATCGGGTTCATCGCCGCGCCGGGGCTGCTGGCGGACGCGCCGTGGTACCTGGAGTGGTGGCAGGACGACTCCTCGGGCCGGCCGGTGCAGCTCCTGCGCAACCTCGACCCGGCCAGCAGCGCGTTCTACGACTACACGCACTGGGAGTGGTACGCGGGGCCGAGCGCGGGGGCCACGCGGACGATCTGCGGCCCGTACGTGGACTACCTGTGCACCGACGAGTACAGCCTCACGCTGTCGGTGCCGGTGACGGCCGGGGGCGCGTTCGTCGGGGTGGCGGCGGCCGACGTGTTCGTGCGGCGGTTCGAAGAGGCGGTCGTGCCGGTGCTGCGCGAGGTGCCGGTGCCCGCGTTCGTGATCAGCGAGGCGGGGCGGATCGTGGCGTCGAACACCGCGAAGTGGATCGGCGGGTCGGCGTTCCGCGGCGAGGCGGGCTTCGACGTGCACCCGTGCGACGGGCTGCCGCTGTCGCTCGTCGCCGCAAACGCCGCAAGCGACTTGCGTGTTCCACGCAAGAATTTGAGGCAGCACTGAAAGTAGTTCACAGGGCCTTGTGGAGCGGTGTGCGGGCGGCCTAAATTCACCTCACCCCCCGAGAGAATCGAGCACGCATGCCCCGCTCCACCCTCACCGCGGCGCTCCTCGCCGCCGCCGTGGCCTGCGGCCTCCTGGCCCCGCCGGCCTCCGCGACATCGGCCGGGTCCGCCGCGCCCGTGGTGACCCGGGCGGCCCTGGATCCGGCGCTGGTCGCGGGCCGGGGCGCCACCGTGGCGTTCGCCGAGCAGGAGGCGGAGAACGCCGTCACCTCCGGCACGGTCATCGGCCCCGACCGCACCGCGTACACGCTGCCCGCCGAAGCGTCGGGACGCAAGGCGGTGCGGCTGGCGCCGGGGCAGCACGTCGAGTTCACGCTGCCGGCCAGGGCGAACGCGATCACCGTGCGCTACAGCATCCCGGACGCGCCCGGCGGGGGCGGCATCACCGCGCCGCTCGACGTCACCGTCAACGGCGGGCGCCGCACCACGATGACGCTGACGTCGCAGTACGCCTGGCTGTACAACCAGTACCCGTTCTCCAACGACCCCGGCGCCGGCCTGCTGCACCCCGACTGGTGGATCACCGAGTGCGCGTGCGTGCCCAGCGCGACCACGCCCCCGCCGGTGATCGCCAAGCCGTTCCGCCCGAACCACTTCTACGACGAGCAGCGCCTGCTCCTCGGCCGCACGTACCGGGCGGGCGACCGGGTGCGGCTGACCGTCCCGGCGGGCAGCAAGGCGGAGTGGACGGTCATCGACCTGCTCGACTCCGAGCTCGTCGGCCCGCCCAAGATCGAGCCGCGGGCGGCCAACGTGCTGGCGTTCGGCGCGGACCCGACCGGGCGGCGCGACTCGGCGCGGGCGATCGACCAGGCCATCGCGTACGCCAAGCGCAAAGGGCTGAAGGTGTACCTCCCGCCGGGGACGTACCAGGTGAACCGGCACATCATCGTGGACGACGTGACGATCACCGGCGCGGGCAACTGGTACACGATCGTCAAGGGCCGCGAGGTCGCCCTGCCGGCCCCGGCGCCGGACGGCTCCGTGCACACGGGCGTCGGCTTCTACGGCCGGCCCGCCTCGGAGGGAGGCAGCCGCGACGTGCACCTGTCGGACTTCGCGATCGAGGGCGACGTACGCGAGCGCATCGACACCGACCAGGTCAACGGCATCGGCGGCGCGATGAGCGACTCCACCATCGACGGCCTGCACATCCGGCACACCAAGGTCGGCATGTGGTTCGACGGCCCGATGGCGAACCTGCGGATCACGAACAACATCATCGTCGACCAGATCGCCGACGCCATCAACTTCCACACCGGCGTCTCCGGCTCGCGCGTGTCGAACAACTTCATCCGCAACACCGGTGACGACGCCCTGGCCATGTGGTCGGAGAAGAGCGCCAACACGGGCAACACGATCGACCACAACACCGTGCAGACGCCCGTACTGGCCAACGGCATCGCCGTCTACGGCGGCACCGACAACACGATCTCCGGCAACCTCGTCGCCGACCCGATCAGGGAGGGCAGCGCGCTCCAGGTCGGCTCCCGCTTCGGCGCAGAACCCTTCGCGGGGCGGCTGGACATCACCGGCAACACCACCGTACGGTCCGGCACGTACGAGCTGAACTGGAACATCGGGCTGGGCGCCCTCTGGTTCTACGCGCTGGAGCGGGACATCTCCGCCGACATCCGGGTGACGGGCAACGACTTCCTCGACAACACCTACAACGCGATCATGCTGGTCAGCGAGTGGTCGGTGAAGGACCTGTACGCGATCGACGGGGTGCACTTCAAGGACATCCGGGTGGACGGCACCGGCGCCTCGGTGGTCAGCGCCCGGGTGAAGGGCTCGGCCACCTTCGAGAACGTCGACGCCCGCAACGTGGGCGCGGTCGGCGTCAACAACTGCGGGTCGTTCGGCTTCCCCGCCACCGGCTCCGAGTTCTCGCTCGCGGATCGCGGCGGCAACGACGGCGGCTGGCTGGCCCCCTGGCTCCTGCCCAACACCATCACCTGCGACGACCGCCCGCCTGTCGTCCCGCCCCCGGCCCCCTCCCCCTGGTGACCCGCGCCGCCCCGCCCCGCGTCGAGCGGGGCGGGGGCATCGGAGCGCCGGTCAGCCGAGCGGGGCGGGGCATCGGGGCGGGCATCGGGGCGCCGGTCAGCCGAGGTCCGGCACGCCCCTGACCACCGTGGTCGACAACGTGCCGATCTCGCCGATGCCGATCGTGACCGTGTCGCCGTCGTGCAGCGTGAACGGCAGGTCCGGCACCAGGCACGTGCCGGTGGCCAGCACGGCCCCGTCGGGGAAGACGTCGGCGCGGTAGAGGTAGCCGGCCAGGTCGTCCAGCCGCCGGTTGAGCTGGGAGGTGCTGGCCTTGCCGTCCCACACCGTCTCGCCCGCCCTGGCGATGCTGAGCGAGATGTCCAGCGCGTACGGGTCGGCGACCTCCCACGCGGGCCTGATCGCCGGCCCGACCGCGCAACCGCCCAGGTAGATCTTGGCCTGCGGCAGGTAGAGCGGGTTGACGCCCTCGATGGTGCGCGAGCTGACGTCGTCCACGACCGTGTAGCCGACGATCTCGCCGGACGCGTTCAGCACCAGGCCGAGCTCCGGCTCGGGCACGTCGATCTCGGAGTCCGTGCGTACGGCGATGCGCCCGCCGTGCCCGGCGACCTTCCACGCCACCGACTTGAAGAACAGCTCGGGCCGCTCGGCCTCGTACACCAGCTCGTACACGTCGGCGGCCCGCTCGCTCTCCAGCACGCGCGCCTCCCGCGAGCGCCGGTACGTCACGCCGGCCGCCCACACCTCCATGCGCCCGTCCACCGGGGGCAGCAGCGGCACGGAGCCCGACGGGTGCCGCGTCCCGTCCGCGGACGTGCAGCGCTCCCGCAGCTCATCGGAGGACAGGCGGAGCAGCTCGCCGACGCTGGTGATCCCGGCCAGCTCCACCACCTGCTCACCGTCGTCGACCCCGACCGCGT
This window encodes:
- a CDS encoding family 43 glycosylhydrolase, translated to MRKLLGLAALAAGLITPLPAAAQAAPTYSNPVSAGVVDTFPDPTMIHAKDGLWYAYGTQNPVFNSKGEDGERILPIMRSADMVTWEYAGEVFTPETKPAWHRDSRLWAPDIRYIGGRYYLYYSLASGDLGLATAPTPTGPWTDRGDVLPAATQASCPTGHIDQAQFTDVDGTHYMYWGSYDVICVARMNADATLVEGTATQIARGRRMEGGYVVRRDGHYYLFYSDAGCCDGAFSGYQVKAGRSTSPLGPFTDDEGVDLMALTSKGAIVAGSNGNTWAGPGHSGFQTDLAGQDWLVYHAISTADPDFPPVGGGRLTALSKRPMLIDRLDWIDGWPVVRAGAGPSEGEQPAPVTSYEVGGTFGEGSLAGWRVTSGSWAARTEPDAHGYASGDGHLVTAGKTATASVRAQADLRVAAGAAGLTLAYVNRNNHVAAWLDKDRGALVTDVVIGGRSRGGSVTPLPAGFDFGTWHTVVAELRGTALSVQVSADKLGDPVAEQRLTLPRAAARPGSAGVVARGRADADNAGAAELHTPVTQRVPEPRPGELLPEFSDEFDGTAVGPAWQWVRGPAAGAAVSGGKLSWPTQNAELHLANNTASVLWREAPEGDYTVETKLRFAPAVAAQQAGLLLYENDDRYFKMAHSALPLQRGNGAVLQMSEFGKEGERPTTKPPIAVANGPMFGGPAAETMWLRLSYHYDAANHENEVRAATSRDGERWVHNGVWTLPAKNKLKIGLVSMNRTGTVAEFDYVRTYRD
- a CDS encoding FCD domain-containing protein produces the protein MSAAASQSARLTQEEIRLQADIGPLLWLPYDEPGGHDEATAQHRAIAEAIRRGDPGQARDLAEQHVLDAIERLIELRLRLADA
- a CDS encoding cache domain-containing protein; amino-acid sequence: MPQPSTPTTTAARVERAVSRVGETAQGVFTALDEVRDRTAELARTRHPLAKGDLAALRPALFRHLGGLVAGIGFIAAPGLLADAPWYLEWWQDDSSGRPVQLLRNLDPASSAFYDYTHWEWYAGPSAGATRTICGPYVDYLCTDEYSLTLSVPVTAGGAFVGVAAADVFVRRFEEAVVPVLREVPVPAFVISEAGRIVASNTAKWIGGSAFRGEAGFDVHPCDGLPLSLVAANAASDLRVPRKNLRQH
- a CDS encoding glycosyl hydrolase family 28-related protein is translated as MPRSTLTAALLAAAVACGLLAPPASATSAGSAAPVVTRAALDPALVAGRGATVAFAEQEAENAVTSGTVIGPDRTAYTLPAEASGRKAVRLAPGQHVEFTLPARANAITVRYSIPDAPGGGGITAPLDVTVNGGRRTTMTLTSQYAWLYNQYPFSNDPGAGLLHPDWWITECACVPSATTPPPVIAKPFRPNHFYDEQRLLLGRTYRAGDRVRLTVPAGSKAEWTVIDLLDSELVGPPKIEPRAANVLAFGADPTGRRDSARAIDQAIAYAKRKGLKVYLPPGTYQVNRHIIVDDVTITGAGNWYTIVKGREVALPAPAPDGSVHTGVGFYGRPASEGGSRDVHLSDFAIEGDVRERIDTDQVNGIGGAMSDSTIDGLHIRHTKVGMWFDGPMANLRITNNIIVDQIADAINFHTGVSGSRVSNNFIRNTGDDALAMWSEKSANTGNTIDHNTVQTPVLANGIAVYGGTDNTISGNLVADPIREGSALQVGSRFGAEPFAGRLDITGNTTVRSGTYELNWNIGLGALWFYALERDISADIRVTGNDFLDNTYNAIMLVSEWSVKDLYAIDGVHFKDIRVDGTGASVVSARVKGSATFENVDARNVGAVGVNNCGSFGFPATGSEFSLADRGGNDGGWLAPWLLPNTITCDDRPPVVPPPAPSPW
- a CDS encoding fumarylacetoacetate hydrolase family protein — encoded protein: MQIVRFTSPLTGTDAVGVDDGEQVVELAGITSVGELLRLSSDELRERCTSADGTRHPSGSVPLLPPVDGRMEVWAAGVTYRRSREARVLESERAADVYELVYEAERPELFFKSVAWKVAGHGGRIAVRTDSEIDVPEPELGLVLNASGEIVGYTVVDDVSSRTIEGVNPLYLPQAKIYLGGCAVGPAIRPAWEVADPYALDISLSIARAGETVWDGKASTSQLNRRLDDLAGYLYRADVFPDGAVLATGTCLVPDLPFTLHDGDTVTIGIGEIGTLSTTVVRGVPDLG